In Streptomyces paludis, the genomic stretch CGCCCGCCCGGCCTCCTCGACGACGAGCACACCCAGCCGACGCCCCTCGTCGGCCCGCAGGGCACGGGCCCCGACGGCCGCCGGCCGGCCGGGAGCGGCGGCGCCGCCGTACCTCCGCTGCTGCCGCCGATGCGCAAGGCCGTCGGCGCGTACGACGATCTGCCCGGCCAGGGCGCGTACGACGACGGCTACGATGCCCGGTTCGACGGCGATCTCGACGATGTGGAGATCGGCGACGACGCCGCCGGGCGGGCCCGCCTCCAGCGCCACGGCAACGACACGGTGCGGCACGCGTACTACCCCGGCCGCCGGATGAACCTGGGCGTGGTGCTGCTCCCGCTCCGGGTCTTCCTCGGCTTCATCTCCATCTACGCGGGCATGGGCAAGCTCTGCGACCCCGTCTACTTCGACGGCGGCGAGCGCGGCTCCATGGTCAAGTGGCTGACCTCGCTCCAGCCGTGGGCGCTCGCGGAGCCGCTGCGGGACTTCGCGCTCTCCCACCCGGTCGGCGCGGGCCTCAGCGTCGCCTTCCTCCAGATCGTTGTGGGGGTGCTGACGGTCTTCGGGCTCTGGCAGCGCGTCGCGGCCTCCTTCGGGGCGCTGCTGTCGGCGGCGCTGCTCCTCACCGTCAGCTGGCGGACCGTTCCGGCGTACGACGCGCCGGACATCATCTACCTCGCCGCGTGGTCGCCGCTGATCATCGCGGGCGCCCCGGTCTACTCCGTGGACGGCCGGCTCGCGGGCGAGGCGTGGCGCACACTCGGCCCGCGCTCCGACATCTGGGACCTGCGGCGGCGGGTGCTGCGGCGGGGCGCGATCGTCGCGTCCGTCATCATCGGGCTGACGCTGCTGGTCGGCTCGGTCCTGGGCGGCGCCGTACGGTCGGCCGACATGGTGACCGTACCGGGCCCGAACGTGGATCCGGTCAACCAGCTGCCGGGCATGCCGCTGCCCCTGCGGCCCGGCAGCAGCGGCAGCGCCTCCGGCTCGCCCGTCAGCGGCGGCCCCACCGGCGGTACGCGGTCCGAGCCGTCGGCGACGCGCTCGGGCAGCCCCTCGGCGCAGCAGTCCGCGCCCGGCGGCGCGACCGCATCCGAGTCGGGCGGCGCGACCGTGGGCGCCAGCACGGGCGCGGGGAGCAGCACCACGGGCCAGACGCAGCAACAGCAGCCGCCCAGCAGCCAGACGCAGGGCACGGTCCAGCAGGCCCCGCAGCAGCCCGAACAGCAGCCCGCGCCCCCGGCCGGCGGCCAGGGCGGCCCGACCTCGACGGGCGGTGGCGGCGGAGGCGGCGGCAGCACGGGCGGCGGTACGGGCGACGGCGGCGGCGCCCCCGACGAGGGAGGGTCCACGACGGGCGGCTCGTCGTCGGGCGGCGGCGGCAGCGGTGGCGGCGGAAACCGGAACCCGATCGGCGGGCTGCTCGGCTGACGTAAACCTGGCGGCCGAAGGCTGCTCGTATCAACGGCTGAGGGGCGGCACACCCGGAAGGGGTGGGCCGCCCCTCAACGCTTGTCCGTGCAGGGGTTTACGCGTCGTGTGGATTGCGGATCAGTGACGCCCGGCGGACAGCTCCCGAGCGGCCTCCGTGAGGTCCTTCGCGGTGTCGATGGCCCGCCAGTACGCCCCGTTGGGCAGCGGGAAGCCGGCCAGCCGGCGCTCACGGGCCAGCCGGGGGAAGGTGGTGCGCTCGTGGTCCCCGCGGTCGGGCAGCAGCCGTACGAAGTCGGGGGAGAAGACGTACACGCCCGCGTTGATCAGATACGGCGAGGGGGGCGACTCGATGAAGTCGAGGACATGGCCGAACTCGTCCGTCTCGACGGCCCCCCAGGGGATCCGCGGCCGGGCGAGGGCGAGCGTGGCGGTGGCGTCGCGCTCGAAGTGGAACGCGGCCATCTCACGGAGCGAGAAACGTGTCCAGATGTCGCCATTGGTGGCGTACCAGGGCTGTCCGGGATCGGGCAGCGCGGTCGCCGCGTGCTTGAGACCGCCGCCGCGCCCCAGGGGCTCGGACTCCACCACGGTGGTGACACGCAGCGGAAGATCGGCCGACTCCAGCCACTGCTGGAGGACTTCGGCGAGATGCCCGCACGAGATGACGGCGTCGGTTACGCCCTCCGCGGCGAGCCAGGCGAGCTGATGGCCGATGATCGGGGTCCCCGTACCGGGAATCTCGACCATCGGCTTGGGACGGTCATCGGTGTACGGGCGCAGCCGCGACCCCTGGCCACCCGCGAGGACCACGGCCTGCGTCGGAAACGTATGCATGCCGTGAACGATAGGCGGGGCGGCGCGGCGGGCCGCAGGGGGCCGCGACCCGCCTGCCGCCTCCCGCCTTTACCGCCCGGCGGCCTGCTGGGAGACGCCGTACGCGAACGCGGTGTCGCAGACGGGCCGCGAGAACGACTGCGCGCGCGAGGGGCCGTAGATGTCCACGGCGGCGCGGCCGAGGGCCCGGGCGATCGACATGCAGTGCTGCGCGAGCGAGGGGCGCTCCTCGACCTCGCGCTGGAGGTGGGTGAGGGCGATGCCCGGGTCCTTCTCCTGAAGCTCCACGAGGAGCCTCTCCCGCAGAACGTCCTGCGGGGCACGGGACTTCGCCTGCGCCGAGGCGGTGTCCGAGGAAGCGGTCAGGACCTGCGACTCCGTGGTGCTGGTCGCCCACGGAACACGGGCGACCGCGAGGGTCCCGGAGAGCACCAGGACGACGGGCAGGACGAAGGCGAGGGATCGGCCGATACGGCGGGCAGTGTGGGTCACGGAGGCGAGCGTAGCGTCCAGTGATGAATTGGCGACATTTAGTCACCCGGCCGGGGGACGGTTCGATGTTTGCTTTCGAATCGGGTGTTGACGGGGAGGGGCCGAAATGGCGTGTGTGCCGGGGCATTTGCCGATGAACGCGGACGGCCCCGCACCGGAGTGCGGGGCCGTGCGGACGAATTCGCGCCGGGATGCGGCACGGGCGCGTCAGGGGTACGGAGTTCAGCCGTACGGAAGGCGCCTGGCGCTTTGTGCTTGGCGCTCGGCGTGCTCTCAGTCGCTGAGGCGCTCGCCGGTGGAGGTGGAGAAGACGTGCGTCTCGCCGGCGCGGGGCACGACGTGCAGCGTGGCGCCCTTGTCGGGAACGGCGCGGCCGTTGACGCGGACCACGATCTCCTTCGACTCGCCGCCGACCTCGGCGGTGCCGTAGACGTAACCGTCGGCACCCAGCTCCTCGACGACGTTGACCGTCACGGCGAGCCCGGCCGGCGCGTCCTTGGAGAGCGCGCCCTCGGCGCCTTCGACGAGGTCGAAGTGCTCGGGGCGGACACCGACCGTCACGGTCTTGTCGCCCTTCTCCGACGCGGCGGAGAGCGCCTCGCGGGGAACGGCCACAACGCTGTTGCCGAACTTCACACCGCCGTCGGTGATCGGCACCTCGACCAGGTTCATGGCGGGGGAGCCGATGAAGCCGGCGACGAAGAGGTTCTTCGGACGGTCGTACATGTTGCGCGGCGAGTCCACCTGCTGGAGCAGCCCGTCCTTGAGGACCGCGACGCGGTCACCCATGGTCATGGCCTCGACCTGGTCGTGGGTCACGTACACCGTGGTGATGCCGAGGCGGCGCTGGAGCGAGGCGATCTGCGTACGGGTGGAGACGCGGAGCTTTGCATCGAGGTTCGACAGCGGCTCGTCCATGAGGAACACCTGCGGCTCACGCACGATGGCGCGCCCCATCGCGACACGCTGCCGCTGACCACCGGAGAGGGCCTTCGGCTTGCGGTCCAGGTACTCGGTGAGGTCGAGGATCTTCCCGGCCTCCTCGACCTTCTTGCGGATGTCGGCCTTGTTCACGCCGGCGATCTTGAGCGCGAAGCCCATGTTGTCCGCGACGGTCATGTGCGGGTACAGCGCGTAGTTCTGGAACACCATCGCGATGTCCCGGTCCTTCGGCGGCAGGTGCGTGACATCACGGTCACCGATCCGGATGGCGCCCCCGTTGACGTCCTCAAGACCCGCGAGCATGCGCAGGGAGGTCGACTTTCCACAACCGGAGGGACCGACGAGGACGAGGAACTCGCCGTCCGCGACATCCAGCTCAAGCTGATCAACGGCGGGCTTCGTGGAACCCGGGTAGACGCGGGTTGCCTTGTCGAACGAGACGGTAGCCATGGCGATGTGTCCCCTCACCGGCAGGAACGTGCCGGACGATCCGAGTAAAGGAATGGTTCTTCCACCGTCGGCGGAAGATGGGTCTAGTCCACCTGGGTGAAACTGGAGGTGACGTTACCCCCCGTTCACAGATCTGTCAGCACCCCAGCCCAACAAAATTCCTGGCCACCCGCCCCCCACCGCCGGTTACACTGCTCGCGCACGCCTCCTTAGCTCAGTTGGCCAGAGCAACGCACTTGTAATGCGTAGGTCGTCGGTTCGAATCCGACAGGGGGCTCTGGTGGAAGCCAGGTCAGGTGCCCTCTGACCTGGCTTTTCTCGTACTGCGGGGCGATGTCGGGGGCGGTGTCGACGCCCTGGGTCGTGCCGTCCCGTCCAGGGGGTGCGCGAGGGGAGCGCATCAGCGCAGGGCGGGTGCACGGGGGTGCGCGTGGGCGGGCGCGAGAGATCGCGGTGCGGAGAAAGGCTGTTTCCTTGTGGAAAAGTCGATTTTGTGGAAACGCTCCAACGCCGCCTCGTAGGCT encodes the following:
- a CDS encoding DoxX family protein, encoding MSVDTRTPRSGFDDQPPLSMLKVDCDPAQVIVNHASFRVKLASPQRPGFARSAADTARIPALSGARTARRRAPVVWSGRSEPGDPGASGLLQAVRNAPLVPVGAGAAGGTVGAGSAAGGGVGAGATQVIPQLRPPGLLDDEHTQPTPLVGPQGTGPDGRRPAGSGGAAVPPLLPPMRKAVGAYDDLPGQGAYDDGYDARFDGDLDDVEIGDDAAGRARLQRHGNDTVRHAYYPGRRMNLGVVLLPLRVFLGFISIYAGMGKLCDPVYFDGGERGSMVKWLTSLQPWALAEPLRDFALSHPVGAGLSVAFLQIVVGVLTVFGLWQRVAASFGALLSAALLLTVSWRTVPAYDAPDIIYLAAWSPLIIAGAPVYSVDGRLAGEAWRTLGPRSDIWDLRRRVLRRGAIVASVIIGLTLLVGSVLGGAVRSADMVTVPGPNVDPVNQLPGMPLPLRPGSSGSASGSPVSGGPTGGTRSEPSATRSGSPSAQQSAPGGATASESGGATVGASTGAGSSTTGQTQQQQPPSSQTQGTVQQAPQQPEQQPAPPAGGQGGPTSTGGGGGGGGSTGGGTGDGGGAPDEGGSTTGGSSSGGGGSGGGGNRNPIGGLLG
- a CDS encoding nucleotidyltransferase family protein, which gives rise to MHTFPTQAVVLAGGQGSRLRPYTDDRPKPMVEIPGTGTPIIGHQLAWLAAEGVTDAVISCGHLAEVLQQWLESADLPLRVTTVVESEPLGRGGGLKHAATALPDPGQPWYATNGDIWTRFSLREMAAFHFERDATATLALARPRIPWGAVETDEFGHVLDFIESPPSPYLINAGVYVFSPDFVRLLPDRGDHERTTFPRLARERRLAGFPLPNGAYWRAIDTAKDLTEAARELSAGRH
- a CDS encoding ABC transporter ATP-binding protein; protein product: MATVSFDKATRVYPGSTKPAVDQLELDVADGEFLVLVGPSGCGKSTSLRMLAGLEDVNGGAIRIGDRDVTHLPPKDRDIAMVFQNYALYPHMTVADNMGFALKIAGVNKADIRKKVEEAGKILDLTEYLDRKPKALSGGQRQRVAMGRAIVREPQVFLMDEPLSNLDAKLRVSTRTQIASLQRRLGITTVYVTHDQVEAMTMGDRVAVLKDGLLQQVDSPRNMYDRPKNLFVAGFIGSPAMNLVEVPITDGGVKFGNSVVAVPREALSAASEKGDKTVTVGVRPEHFDLVEGAEGALSKDAPAGLAVTVNVVEELGADGYVYGTAEVGGESKEIVVRVNGRAVPDKGATLHVVPRAGETHVFSTSTGERLSD